Proteins co-encoded in one Uloborus diversus isolate 005 chromosome 9, Udiv.v.3.1, whole genome shotgun sequence genomic window:
- the LOC129229952 gene encoding FAD synthase-like, protein MALQIIMNVTRLLKIPGGYVQQINLTGMGKRFFSEFSSEITAGVAIIGNEILKGITEDINTAFLIKNLNSAGIKVKKVVILPDELNVISKEILELSSSCSVVLTSGGIGPTHDDVTYEAVAKACDENLCLNKELSNLYSNYFGTGSDQNPAIVKFASIPSSAVLNFGEFKLNDKSVKYPLISVRNIYMLPGVPMLLQKSFEIFKSSFVLRNKPCFVRSIYLTVDEFSVTPLLNKVVNEFKDKVQFGSYPIFNDNYHKVKFVLEGSEEHSVKAAEEYIRNNLPNGSIIDRKENALLSAKEDVYAYARRSSAVASAISFIEETLEAYKLSEICFCFNGGKDCTALLHLLYACVQKQGSEKWHQMQTLYVKSGDTFNEVDKFVRNTINLYSLNVTIIEGDLKEATIEFLKKNPQLKIFCIGTRRCDPGAEALDRLCPTDSGWPAVMRMLPLLDWSYKDIWTFLRDLQIPYCSLYDRGYTSLGDRSRTMPNPALVNKDKNGRVLYKPAYMLENESSERNNRC, encoded by the coding sequence ATGGCATTACAAATCATCATGAACGTTACAAGACTTTTGAAAATTCCAGGTGGCTACGTACAACAAATTAACTTAACGGGAATgggaaagagatttttttctgaattttcatctGAAATAACGGCAGGGGTCGCTATAATTGGAAATGAGATATTGAAAGGTATTACAGAGGACATTAACACTGCTTTCctcatcaaaaatttaaactcTGCTGGAATCAAAGTTAAGAAAGTAGTGATTCTTCCAGATGAATTGAATGTTATCTCtaaagaaattttagaacttTCCAGCAGTTGTTCTGTTGTGTTAACTAGTGGTGGAATAGGACCTACTCATGACGATGTAACATACGAAGCGGTTGCCAAAGCTTGTGACGAAAATCTTTGTTTAAACAAAGAACTGTCTAACTTGTATTCCAACTATTTTGGGACTGGATCCGATCAGAATCCTGCAATAGTTAAATTTGCTTCTATTCCTTCTTCGGCTGTTTTAAATTTCGGAGAGTTTAAACTTAACGATAAATCTGTTAAATATCCTTTGATTTCTGTCAGAAATATATACATGTTACCAGGAGTTCCTATGCTGTtacagaaaagttttgaaattttcaaaagtagttttgtACTTCGCAATAAACCTTGTTTCGTGCGAAGCATTTATCTAACAGTTGATGAGTTTTCTGTGACGCCTTTGCTAAATAAAGTTGTAAATGAATTTAAAGATAAAGTGCAATTTGGTTCGTATccaatttttaatgataattatcaTAAAGTAAAGTTTGTACTGGAGGGATCGGAGGAACATTCTGTAAAAGCAGCTGAAGAATACATTAGAAATAATTTGCCTAACGGAAGCATTATTGATAGAAAAGAAAATGCTCTATTATCTGCAAAAGAAGATGTGTATGCATATGCCAGGCGATCGTCAGCTGTTGCATCAGCAATTTCTTTTATAGAAGAAACTTTGGAGGCGTACAAATTGTCCGAAATCTGTTTTTGTTTCAACGGTGGCAAAGACTGCACGGCGCTGTTGCATTTATTATACGCATGTGTGCAGAAACAGGGTTCAGAAAAATGGCACCAAATGCAGACTTTGTATGTAAAAAGTGGCGATACGTTTAATGAAGTTGACAAGTTTGTTCGGAATACTATTAATTTGTACTCTCTGAATGTGACAATAATAGAAGGGGACTTGAAGGAAGCAACTATTGAGTTTCTGAAAAAGAATCCTCAGCTGAAAATTTTCTGCATCGGCACCAGAAGGTGTGATCCCGGTGCTGAGGCTTTAGATCGTCTTTGTCCAACTGATTCTGGGTGGCCTGCTGTAATGAGAATGCTTCCCCTTTTGGATTGGTCTTACAAGGACATTTGGACATTTTTACGTGATTTGCAGATTCCCTACTGCAGTTTGTATGATCGTGGTTATACTTCTTTGGGTGATAGATCACGTACAATGCCCAATCCTGCGTTGGTAAATAAGGACAAAAATGGCCGCGTTTTATATAAACCTGCGTACatgttggaaaatgaaagtagtGAACGGAACAACCGATGTTAG